A window from Azoarcus sp. DD4 encodes these proteins:
- a CDS encoding AraC family transcriptional regulator translates to MSPSANLDLTKVYRNCVFQSRSAVASHTQLSRELCGHDLDWRRGNVDTALFRADVNRMSFLALRYGAEVEVRPEPFKDFALVQMPLRGAAEIECDGVRITVAQGEAAVVAPRRHIRLVWQPGCEQLILKVPYELVRQVSCHTCTRSHCPDNAPDCGVGLESAFVLEPALNQQWRALVQQLLNLLPMPGEAGIHPGWLNQFEQTVALFLLAHQPSALARDLRGDEEEAIALSSSERLAGRKLDAVEDYMRSRLFAPISLADLAKAAGVSARTLNILCHRYRGVAPMVLLRNVRLDAARARLVSDPLVSVTEVALEYGFGHLGRFSAYYRERFGELPRDTCMLRH, encoded by the coding sequence ATGAGTCCATCGGCGAATCTGGACCTGACCAAGGTCTATCGGAATTGTGTCTTCCAGTCCCGCTCTGCTGTTGCGTCCCACACGCAGCTCAGCCGAGAGTTGTGCGGGCACGATCTCGACTGGCGCCGCGGCAATGTCGACACCGCGTTGTTCCGCGCCGACGTCAATCGCATGAGCTTTCTCGCGCTGCGCTATGGCGCCGAGGTCGAAGTGCGGCCGGAGCCGTTCAAGGACTTCGCCCTGGTGCAGATGCCCCTTCGTGGTGCGGCCGAAATCGAATGCGACGGTGTGCGCATCACCGTGGCGCAGGGCGAGGCCGCGGTGGTCGCGCCGCGCCGGCACATCCGCCTGGTCTGGCAGCCGGGCTGCGAGCAGCTGATCCTCAAGGTGCCTTACGAGCTGGTGCGTCAGGTTTCCTGTCACACCTGTACGCGCAGCCATTGCCCGGACAACGCGCCCGATTGCGGCGTCGGGCTGGAATCGGCCTTCGTGCTGGAGCCGGCGCTGAATCAGCAATGGCGGGCGCTGGTCCAGCAATTGTTGAACTTGCTGCCGATGCCGGGCGAGGCCGGCATCCATCCAGGCTGGCTCAACCAGTTCGAACAGACGGTGGCGCTCTTCCTGCTGGCGCACCAGCCGAGCGCACTGGCGCGCGATCTGCGCGGCGACGAGGAAGAGGCGATCGCGCTGTCATCCTCGGAGCGACTGGCGGGGCGCAAGCTCGACGCGGTCGAGGACTACATGCGCAGCCGGCTGTTTGCGCCGATTTCGCTGGCCGATCTGGCCAAGGCGGCCGGGGTGAGCGCGCGCACGCTCAATATCCTCTGTCATCGCTACCGCGGTGTCGCGCCCATGGTGCTGTTGCGCAACGTGCGGCTGGATGCGGCGCGCGCGCGCCTCGTGTCCGATCCGCTGGTCAGCGTCACCGAGGTGGCGCTCGAGTACGGTTTCGGCCATCTCGGCCGTTTCTCCGCCTACTACCGAGAGCGTTTCGGCGAGCTGCCCCGCGATACCTGCATGTTGCGCCACTGA
- the aceA gene encoding isocitrate lyase, with product MTLTREQQIAALEKDWAENPRWKGIKRGYSAADVVRLRGSLPIEYTLAKRGAETLWAKVNGGAKKGYVNAFGAITAGQAMQQAKAGLEAVYLSGWQVAADGNTSETMYPDQSLYAYDSVPTMVRRINNTFKRADEIQWSRGIEPGSKEFIDYFLPIVADAEAGFGGVLNAFELMKNMIAAGAAGVHFEDQLAAVKKCGHMGGKVLVPTQEAIEKLISARFAADVMGVSTLILARTDAEAANLITSDHDANDKPFLTGERTQEGFYRVKNGLEQAISRGVAYAPYADLVWCETGTPDLGFAREFAQAVHAACPGKLLSYNCSPSFNWKKNLDDATIAKFQEELSALGYKYQFITLAGIHVNWFNTFKFAHAYARGEGMKHYVEMVQEPEFAAREQGYTFVSHQQEVGAGYFDDVTTVIQGGSSSVKALTGSTEEEQFH from the coding sequence ATGACCCTGACCCGCGAACAGCAAATTGCCGCCCTGGAAAAAGATTGGGCTGAGAATCCCCGTTGGAAAGGCATCAAGCGTGGCTACAGCGCCGCCGACGTGGTGCGCCTGCGTGGCTCCCTGCCGATCGAATACACCCTGGCCAAGCGCGGCGCCGAAACCCTGTGGGCCAAGGTCAATGGCGGCGCCAAGAAGGGTTACGTGAATGCCTTCGGCGCGATCACCGCCGGTCAGGCGATGCAGCAGGCCAAGGCCGGCCTGGAAGCCGTGTATCTGTCCGGCTGGCAGGTCGCCGCCGACGGCAACACCTCCGAAACCATGTACCCGGACCAGTCGCTGTACGCCTACGACTCGGTGCCGACCATGGTTCGCCGCATCAACAACACCTTCAAGCGCGCCGACGAAATCCAGTGGTCGCGCGGCATCGAGCCGGGCTCCAAGGAATTCATCGACTACTTCCTGCCGATCGTGGCGGATGCTGAAGCCGGTTTCGGCGGCGTGCTCAACGCCTTCGAACTGATGAAGAACATGATCGCCGCCGGCGCCGCCGGGGTGCACTTCGAAGACCAGCTGGCCGCCGTGAAGAAGTGTGGCCACATGGGCGGCAAGGTGCTGGTGCCGACCCAGGAAGCGATCGAGAAGCTGATCTCGGCCCGTTTCGCCGCCGACGTGATGGGTGTCTCCACCCTGATCCTGGCCCGTACCGACGCGGAAGCCGCCAACCTGATCACCTCCGACCACGACGCCAACGACAAGCCCTTCCTGACCGGCGAGCGCACCCAAGAAGGCTTCTACCGCGTCAAGAACGGTCTGGAGCAGGCCATCTCCCGCGGTGTCGCCTACGCTCCGTACGCCGACCTGGTGTGGTGCGAAACCGGCACGCCGGACCTCGGCTTCGCCCGTGAATTCGCGCAGGCCGTGCATGCCGCCTGCCCGGGCAAGCTGCTGTCGTACAACTGCTCGCCGTCCTTCAACTGGAAGAAGAACCTGGACGACGCCACCATCGCCAAGTTCCAGGAAGAGCTGTCGGCGCTGGGCTACAAGTACCAGTTCATCACCCTGGCCGGCATCCACGTCAATTGGTTCAACACCTTCAAGTTCGCCCACGCCTACGCCCGCGGCGAAGGCATGAAGCACTACGTGGAAATGGTGCAGGAGCCGGAATTCGCCGCTCGCGAACAGGGCTACACCTTCGTGTCGCACCAGCAGGAAGTGGGCGCCGGTTACTTCGACGACGTCACCACCGTGATCCAGGGCGGCTCCTCCTCGGTGAAGGCGCTGACCGGTTCGACCGAAGAAGAGCAGTTCCACTAA
- a CDS encoding NAD(P)/FAD-dependent oxidoreductase, giving the protein MSSYDAIIVGSGINSLVCAGVMSKRGKKVLVLEREAVLGGCIRSEELTAPGYLHDTMSTAHPLFVTSPGYAELKDALHANGLDYGNNATPTGVLLPDGRSLILGRDRAANIAMMNALAPGDGDAYGAGMAFVEQNAQLIFALLGNELWSVGVAKTMLGRLWKQGTHDTVGFFGPAMQSCRAWMETNLKSDLVRAMLAPWVLHTGLGPESAMSALMAQVIAFTLEAVGLPLVKGGNARTVDAFRAVVEAAGGRFETGADVAEILVEGGKARGVRTGDGRVFEAKQVICNVTPTQLYGRLLPAAHSPEPLRSQAAQYRYGKGNMQIHLALSEPPQWADPKLREVIYLHLTSGLDGVSRAVNEAERGLLPAEGTICVAQPCAVDPSRAPAGGWVMWVQLPECPRTVRGDAAGEIAAPADGSWTEEVRERYADRAIERIAAHVPNLKASIIGRKVISPADLERLNINLVGGDPYSGECAIDQYLFWRPLRGVKNHATPVKGLYHIGASTHPGPGLSGASGFHVANALAKA; this is encoded by the coding sequence ATGAGCAGCTACGACGCTATCATCGTCGGCAGCGGCATCAACTCGTTGGTGTGTGCCGGCGTGATGTCCAAACGCGGCAAGAAGGTGCTGGTGCTGGAGCGCGAGGCGGTGCTCGGCGGCTGCATCCGCAGCGAGGAACTCACTGCGCCCGGCTATCTGCACGACACGATGTCGACCGCGCATCCCTTGTTCGTCACCTCGCCCGGTTACGCCGAGCTCAAGGACGCGCTGCACGCCAACGGGCTGGACTACGGTAACAACGCCACCCCCACCGGCGTGCTGCTGCCCGACGGCCGTTCGCTGATCCTCGGCCGCGACCGCGCCGCCAACATCGCGATGATGAACGCGCTCGCCCCCGGCGATGGCGATGCCTACGGCGCAGGCATGGCCTTCGTTGAGCAGAACGCCCAGCTGATCTTTGCGCTGCTCGGCAACGAGCTATGGAGCGTCGGCGTCGCCAAGACCATGCTCGGCCGGTTGTGGAAGCAGGGCACGCACGACACGGTCGGTTTCTTCGGCCCGGCGATGCAGAGCTGCCGCGCATGGATGGAGACCAACCTCAAGTCCGACCTCGTCCGGGCGATGCTCGCGCCCTGGGTGCTGCACACCGGCCTCGGCCCGGAAAGCGCGATGTCGGCGCTGATGGCGCAGGTGATCGCCTTCACGCTGGAAGCCGTCGGCCTGCCGCTGGTGAAGGGCGGCAATGCGCGCACCGTGGATGCCTTCCGCGCGGTGGTGGAAGCCGCCGGCGGGCGCTTCGAGACTGGTGCCGACGTTGCCGAGATTCTGGTCGAAGGCGGCAAGGCGCGCGGCGTGCGCACCGGCGACGGCCGGGTGTTCGAGGCGAAGCAAGTGATCTGCAACGTCACCCCTACTCAGCTCTACGGCCGCCTGCTGCCCGCCGCCCACAGTCCGGAACCGCTGCGCAGCCAGGCCGCGCAGTACCGCTACGGCAAGGGCAACATGCAGATCCACCTGGCGCTGTCCGAGCCGCCACAATGGGCAGACCCGAAGCTGCGCGAGGTGATCTACCTGCACCTGACCAGCGGCCTGGACGGCGTGTCGCGCGCGGTGAACGAGGCCGAGCGCGGCCTGCTGCCGGCCGAAGGCACCATCTGCGTGGCCCAGCCCTGCGCGGTCGATCCCTCACGCGCGCCGGCCGGAGGCTGGGTGATGTGGGTGCAGCTGCCGGAATGCCCGCGCACCGTGCGCGGCGACGCCGCCGGCGAAATCGCCGCGCCGGCCGACGGCAGCTGGACGGAAGAGGTGCGCGAGCGCTACGCCGACCGCGCGATCGAGCGGATCGCCGCGCATGTGCCGAATCTCAAGGCCAGCATCATCGGCCGCAAGGTGATCTCGCCGGCGGACCTGGAGCGGCTCAACATCAACCTGGTGGGTGGTGACCCGTACTCGGGGGAATGCGCGATCGACCAGTACCTGTTCTGGCGGCCGCTGCGCGGGGTGAAGAACCACGCCACGCCGGTGAAAGGGCTGTACCACATCGGTGCCTCGACGCATCCGGGACCGGGGTTGTCGGGCGCGTCGGGGTTTCATGTGGCGAATGCGTTGGCGAAAGCTTGA
- a CDS encoding trimeric intracellular cation channel family protein: MLTTIYLIAITAEAMSGALAAGRRNMDIFGVAVIAFVTALGGGTIRDMILGHFPIGWTQHPQYVYLVISAGLLTTLVARYMHHLKTVFLVLDAMGLIAFSLIGCGVALGMDYPTPVVIMSGMITGIFGGILRDVLCNQVPVVFRHELYASVSLAVCALYLSLHHFGVPEQINIAASFAAGLTLRLLAIWRGWKLPTFSYRERWE; encoded by the coding sequence GTGCTGACCACCATCTACCTCATCGCCATCACCGCCGAGGCCATGTCCGGCGCGCTCGCGGCCGGCCGCCGCAACATGGACATCTTCGGCGTCGCGGTCATCGCCTTCGTCACCGCGCTCGGCGGCGGCACCATCCGCGACATGATCCTCGGCCATTTCCCCATCGGCTGGACCCAGCACCCGCAGTACGTCTATCTGGTGATCTCCGCCGGCCTGCTCACCACGCTGGTAGCGCGCTACATGCACCATCTCAAGACGGTGTTCCTGGTGCTGGACGCGATGGGTCTGATCGCCTTCTCGCTGATCGGCTGCGGCGTCGCGCTCGGCATGGACTATCCCACCCCGGTGGTGATCATGTCCGGCATGATCACCGGCATCTTCGGCGGCATCCTGCGCGATGTGCTGTGCAACCAGGTGCCGGTGGTGTTCCGCCACGAGCTCTACGCCAGCGTCTCGCTCGCGGTGTGTGCGCTTTACCTGTCGCTGCACCACTTCGGCGTGCCCGAGCAGATCAATATTGCGGCGAGCTTCGCCGCCGGCCTCACGCTACGGCTGCTGGCGATCTGGCGCGGCTGGAAGCTGCCGACCTTCTCCTACCGCGAGCGCTGGGAGTAA
- a CDS encoding DNA topoisomerase IV subunit B, with product MTSKQYDESSFRVLKGLEPVRERPGMYTRTDSPAHIIQEVIDNAADEALGGFAKKIHVTLHLDGSVTVADDGRGIPVGLHPEEGVPVVVLAYTRLHAGGKFDKREGNSAYAFSGGLHGVGVAVTNALSTRVEVEVKRDGKLHRIDFSDGGENIGQVRIEGECGRQTGTRVRVWPDPKYFEAPRVPMNELERLLRSKAVLLSGVAVRLDIEQANGPVLTKTWSYPEGLAGYLKELAGDTEPVAPIFTAEKYAGKDDASFAPGEGAAWALAWFESAVPSESYVNLIPTVNGGTHESGLRAGVFEAVKSFIEHHTLLPRGVKLQQEDVCGRMSFVLSARLLDPQFQGQVKEKLNSREAVKLVSSQLRDPFEIWLNNHVDAGKAIAELSIKQALARQKSAQKVEKKKTSGVAVLPGKLSDCESEDIAENELFLVEGDSAGGSAKMARNKETQAILPLRGKVQNAWEIDPDRLLANAEIHDIAVALGVDAHRADSNPDLSGLRYGKIVIMSDADVDGSHIQTLLLTLFFRHFPKLIERGHIYVAQPPLYRVDVPAQGKKRPPRRLYALDDGELAAIRDRLAQEGFKPDAIEIGRFKGLGEMNPDQLRETTMDPATRRVLPVQVRTEAIEQTLKMFTLLMGKGEASGRRAWMEEKGDTVEADI from the coding sequence ATGACAAGCAAGCAATACGACGAATCCTCTTTCCGCGTCCTCAAGGGGCTGGAACCGGTGCGCGAGCGCCCCGGCATGTACACCCGTACCGACTCCCCGGCGCACATCATCCAGGAAGTCATCGACAACGCCGCCGACGAGGCGCTCGGCGGCTTCGCGAAGAAGATCCACGTCACCCTGCACCTCGACGGCTCTGTCACCGTGGCCGACGACGGCCGCGGCATCCCGGTCGGGCTGCATCCCGAGGAAGGCGTGCCGGTGGTAGTGCTGGCCTACACCCGGCTGCACGCCGGCGGCAAGTTCGACAAGCGCGAGGGCAACAGCGCCTACGCCTTCTCCGGCGGTCTGCACGGCGTCGGCGTGGCGGTGACCAACGCGCTGTCCACGCGGGTGGAGGTGGAGGTCAAGCGCGACGGCAAGCTGCACCGCATCGACTTCAGCGACGGCGGCGAGAACATCGGCCAGGTGCGCATCGAAGGCGAATGCGGCCGCCAGACCGGCACCCGGGTGCGCGTCTGGCCCGACCCGAAGTACTTCGAAGCGCCGCGGGTGCCGATGAACGAGCTCGAACGCCTGCTGCGCAGCAAGGCGGTGCTGCTTTCCGGCGTCGCCGTGCGGCTGGACATCGAGCAGGCCAATGGCCCGGTGCTGACCAAGACCTGGTCCTACCCGGAAGGCCTCGCCGGCTACCTCAAGGAACTGGCCGGTGACACCGAGCCAGTGGCACCGATCTTCACCGCCGAGAAGTACGCCGGCAAGGACGACGCCAGCTTCGCCCCCGGCGAAGGCGCGGCCTGGGCGCTGGCCTGGTTCGAATCGGCGGTGCCGAGCGAGTCCTATGTGAACCTGATTCCCACGGTGAATGGCGGCACCCACGAATCCGGCCTGCGCGCCGGCGTGTTCGAGGCGGTGAAGTCCTTCATCGAGCACCACACGCTGCTGCCGCGCGGCGTCAAGCTGCAGCAGGAAGACGTCTGCGGCCGCATGAGCTTCGTGCTCTCCGCCCGCCTGCTCGACCCCCAGTTCCAGGGCCAGGTGAAGGAAAAACTGAACTCGCGCGAAGCGGTCAAGCTGGTCTCCAGCCAGCTGCGCGACCCCTTCGAGATCTGGCTGAACAACCACGTCGACGCCGGCAAGGCGATCGCCGAGCTGTCGATCAAGCAGGCGCTGGCGCGGCAGAAGAGCGCGCAGAAGGTCGAGAAGAAGAAAACCTCCGGCGTCGCGGTGCTGCCGGGCAAGCTGTCCGACTGCGAATCCGAGGACATCGCCGAAAACGAGCTCTTCCTGGTCGAGGGCGACTCCGCCGGCGGCTCGGCGAAGATGGCGCGCAACAAGGAAACCCAGGCTATCCTGCCGCTGCGCGGCAAGGTGCAGAACGCCTGGGAGATCGACCCCGACCGCCTGCTCGCCAACGCCGAGATCCACGACATCGCGGTGGCGCTCGGCGTCGATGCCCACCGTGCCGACAGCAACCCGGACCTCTCGGGCCTGCGCTACGGCAAGATCGTCATCATGTCCGACGCCGACGTCGACGGCTCGCACATCCAGACCCTGCTGCTCACGCTGTTCTTCCGCCATTTCCCCAAGCTGATAGAGCGCGGCCACATCTACGTCGCCCAGCCGCCGCTGTACCGCGTCGACGTGCCGGCGCAGGGCAAGAAACGGCCGCCGCGCCGGCTCTACGCGCTCGACGACGGCGAGCTCGCCGCCATCCGCGACCGCCTGGCGCAGGAGGGCTTCAAGCCCGACGCCATCGAGATCGGCCGCTTCAAGGGCCTGGGCGAGATGAACCCCGACCAGCTGCGCGAAACCACCATGGACCCGGCCACCCGCCGGGTGCTGCCGGTGCAGGTGCGGACAGAAGCCATCGAGCAGACCCTGAAGATGTTCACCCTGCTGATGGGCAAGGGCGAGGCCTCCGGCCGCCGCGCCTGGATGGAGGAAAAGGGCGACACGGTCGAGGCCGACATCTGA